The DNA sequence ACCGGCTCATCGGGGGCGGACGTGCGGTCGTTCATCGCATCTCCTAGGGGTGCGGAGGGGTCACACACCGAGGTGGGCGCCGCCGGAGGCGTCGATCCACTGGCCGGTCACCCAGCGGGCGTCGTCACTGGCCACGAAGGACACGACGTCGGCGATGTCCACGGGGTCACCGAGCCGGCCGAAGGTGGAGGCCTCGCTGTAGCGGCGGCGGATTTCCGGGACGGCGAGGGTGGGGTTGATCTCCGTCTCGGTGTAGCCGGGTGCGACGGCGTTGACGGTGATACCCCGCGGGCCCAGTTCCTGGGCCAGGGAGAGGGTGAGGTAGTCCAGGGCGGCCTTGGTCATGGTGTACGAGACGATCGCCGGGAAGGCGACACGGGTCGCGACGGAGGAGATGTTGACGATCCTGCCGCCGTCCCGCAGTCGGGGCAGGCCGCGCTGGATGATGAAGAACGGTGCCCTGGTGTTGATGGCGAAGACGCGGTCGTAGTCGGCCTCGGTGACGGCGGCGATCGGGCGGGGGACGGTGATCCCTGCGTTGTTGACGAGGATGTCCACGCCCGCAGGCGCGTCCTCGCGGGCCAGGGCCCGGTCGAAGGCCGCCCACAGGGTGTCGGCGTCCCCGTGCACACCGAGTTCGGCGTGCACGGGGAAGGCACGGCCGCCGTCGGCTTCGATCTCCTTCACGGTGCGTTCCGCGGCCGCCTGGTCATGGCCGTAGTGGACCGCTACCAGGGCCCCTTCCCGGGCGAGACGGCGGCTGATCGCTCTGCCGATACCTCGGCTGCCCCCGGTGACCAGAGCGGTCTTCCCCTCGTGCCGGGCGGTGACGGTCATCGTGGATCTCCTTCACTCAAAAAAGGGAGGCGGGACAGGAGGGAAGCGGGCGGTGCGGGACCGTAGGGACGGGCCTCGTCCGGTGGCCCGGTGTGACGGCGGAGCAGGCGGACAGCACGGTCGGCGGAATAGACGTGGTCGGCGGGTCAGGCATCGAAGTCGACAACGACCTCCGCCGTACGCGGGCGTGCCCGGCAGACCAGCGTGAAACCGGCCGCCCGCTCCCCCTCGTCCAGGGCGAACTGACGGTCCGCCGTCACCTGCCCGGACACCACCCTCGCCCGGCAGCTGCCGCACACACCCTCACGGCAGGCATACGGCACATCCGGGTCCGCGCGCAGCAGCGCGTCGAGGAGAGAGGGGTCCTGCGGCAGGACGGCGGCGGTCCGGCGGCGCCCGTCGAGCACAGCGGTGACCC is a window from the Streptomyces capillispiralis genome containing:
- a CDS encoding SDR family oxidoreductase, with protein sequence MTVTARHEGKTALVTGGSRGIGRAISRRLAREGALVAVHYGHDQAAAERTVKEIEADGGRAFPVHAELGVHGDADTLWAAFDRALAREDAPAGVDILVNNAGITVPRPIAAVTEADYDRVFAINTRAPFFIIQRGLPRLRDGGRIVNISSVATRVAFPAIVSYTMTKAALDYLTLSLAQELGPRGITVNAVAPGYTETEINPTLAVPEIRRRYSEASTFGRLGDPVDIADVVSFVASDDARWVTGQWIDASGGAHLGV